The following proteins come from a genomic window of Sorghum bicolor cultivar BTx623 chromosome 3, Sorghum_bicolor_NCBIv3, whole genome shotgun sequence:
- the LOC8078789 gene encoding gibberellin 3-beta-dioxygenase 2-2, translated as MPTPSHLANPRYFDFRAARRVPETHAWPGLHDHPVVDGGAPGPDAVPVVDLAGAADEPRAAVVAQVARAAEQWGAFLLTGHGVPAELLARVEDRIATMFALPADDKMRAVRGPGDACGYGSPPISSFFSKCMWSEGYTFSPANLRADLRKLWPKAGDDYTSFCDVMEEFHKHMRALADKLLELFLMALGLTDEQVGGVEAERRIAETMTATMHLNWYPRCPDPRRALGLIAHTDSGFFTFVLQSLVPGLQLFRHAPDRWVAVPAVPGAFVVNVGDLFHILTNGRFHSVYHRAVVNRDLDRISLGYFLGPPPHAKVAPLREAVPPGRTPAYRAVTWPEYMGVRKKAFTTGASALKMVALAAAAAAADLDDDAGAGAAAEPVVHQQLLVSS; from the exons ATGCCGACGCCGTCGCACCTCGCGAACCCGCGCTACTTCGACTTCCGTGCGGCGCGGCGGGTGCCGGAGACGCACGCCTGGCCGGGGCTGCACGACCACCCCGTCGTGGACGGCGGCGCGCCGGGGCCAGACGCCGTCCCCGTGGTGGACCTCGCGGGGGCGGCGGACGAGCCGAGAGCCGCGGTGGTGGCCCAAGTGGCGCGCGCCGCCGAGCAATGGGGCGCGTTCCTGCTCACGGGGCACGGCGTCCCCGCGGAGCTGCTGGCGCGCGTCGAGGACCGGATCGCCACCATGTTCGCGCTGCCAGCGGACGACAAGATGCGCGCCGTGCGCGGGCCTGGCGACGCCTGCGGCTACGGCTCCCCGCCCAtctcctccttcttctccaaGTGCATGTGGTCGGAGGGATACACCTTCTCGCCGGCCAACCTCCGCGCCGACCTCCGCAAGCTCTGGCCTAAGGCCGGCGACGACTACACCAGCTTCTG TGATGTGATGGAGGAGTTCCACAAGCACATGCGTGCCCTCGCGGACAAGCTGCTGGAGCTGTTCCTCATGGCGCTGGGGCTCACCGACGAGCAGGTCGGCGGCGTGGAGGCGGAGCGGAGGATCGCCGAGACGATGACCGCCACCATGCACCTCAACTGGTACCCTCGGTGCCCGGACCCGCGCCGCGCGCTGGGGCTGATCGCGCACACCGACTCGGGCTTCTTCACCTTCGTGCTGCAGAGCCTCGTCCCGGGGCTGCAGCTCTTCCGCCACGCCCCGGACCGGTGGGTGGCGGTGCCGGCGGTACCGGGCGCCTTCGTcgtcaacgtgggcgacctcttCCACATCCTCACCAACGGCCGGTTCCACAGCGTGTACCACCGCGCCGTCGTGAACCGGGACCTCGACAGGATATCTCTCGGCTACTTCCTCGGCCCGCCGCCGCACGCCAAGGTGGCGCCGCTAAGGGAGGCCGTGCCGCCCGGCCGCACCCCCGCGTACCGCGCCGTCACGTGGCCCGAGTACATGGGCGTCCGCAAGAAGGCCTTCACCACCGGCGCATCCGCGCTCAAGATGGtcgccctcgccgccgccgccgccgccgccgacctcgACGATGACGCCGGtgctggcgccgccgccgaaccTGTCGTCCATCAGCAGCTACTCGTCTCGTCGTAG